GCTGATCCTGGGCGAGAGCGGCACCGGCAAGGAGCTGGTCGCGCGCGCGATCCACTACCACGGCCGGCGCCGCGAAGGCCCGTTCGTGGCGGTGAACATGACCGCCCTGCCCTCGGAGCTGATCGAGGCCGAGCTGTTCGGCCACGAGCGCGGCGCGTTCACGGGCGCGACCGAGGCGCGGGTGGGACGCTTCCGCGAGGCCGAGGGCGGCACGCTGCTCCTGGACGAGATCGGTGACCTGCCGCTTCCGCTGCAGGCGAAGCTCCTGCGCGTGCTGCAGGAGAGACTCGTGGTGCCGCTGGGCGCGCGCCACGCGATTCCGATCGACGTGCGCATCGTGGCCTCGACGCACCGCGACCTGCCGGGCCTGGTCGCCGAAAAGAAGTTCCGAGAAGACCTGTACTTCCGGCTGAACGTCGTGCCGGTGCGCATCGCGCCGCTGCGCGAGCGGCGCGCCGACGTGCCGCTGCTCGTGAGTCACTTCATCGAGCGCTTCTCGCAGGAGCTCGGGGTGCCGCGCCGCTGGCCGACCGAGGCCGCGCTCGAGCGCCTCACGCGCCACGCCTGGCCCGGCAACGTGCGCGAGCTCGAGAATGCGGTGAAGCGTGCGCTCGTGCTCGCGGCGGGCGACGTGATCACCGCCGACGACATCGAGCACGCCACCAGCGCCACGCCCTCGGGCGCCGCCGACTGGTCGGAGCTGGCGCGCCGCGAGCTGGCCGAGAGACTCGCCAACGGCGAGCCGGGCGCCGAGGAGGACGGCACGGGGCCGTACTGGAGCTTCGTGTCCCGGCTCGAGCGCGCGGTGATCCGCGAGGGGCTCACGCGCTCGCGCGGCAACCAGATCCAGGCCGCGCGCCTGCTCGGCATCAACCGCAACACGCTGCGCAAGAAGATCGCCGAGCTCGGCCTGGGCCCGGCCGACGGCGACGAATACGAGAGGTGACTCGCGTCGGCCTCGAGCGCCTGCGCGGCGTGTACGTCTTGTGCGACGACGACCCGCGCTGGAAGAACGACGCGCTGGCGCAGGTCGAAGGCGCGCTCGCCGGTGGCGCCACGGTGCTGCAGCTGCGCTTGAAGCACACCCCCGATGGCGCGGCGCTGGCGCTGGCGCGCCGGGCGCTCGAGCGCACGCGCGCGGCCGGGGCCCTCTTGTTCGTGAACGACCGCTTCGACCTCGCGGCGCTCGCGGGCGCCGACGGCGTGCACCTGGGCCAGGACGACGTCCCGCCCGCGCTCGTGCCCGCGGACGTGCGCCGGCGGCTCTGGATCGGCTTCTCGACTCACACGCGCGCGCAGGTCGAGGCCAGCCGGGCGCTGCCGATCGACTGCGTGGCCTTCGGCCCGGTGTTCGGCACCGCCTCGAAGCAGTCGGAGTACTCGCCGCGCGGGCTCGAGGCGCTGCGCGAGGCCGTGTCACTCGCGGCGCACCCGCTGGTGGCGATCGGCGGGATCGACGCCGGGAACGTGGCGGGCGTGCGCGCCGCGGGCGCGGCGGCCGCGGCCGTGATCTCGGCGGTCGCCGACGCGCCGGACCCGGCGGCCGCGACGCGTTACCTTCAGGCCCGGTTCTTCGAGTCACCCCCCGGGAGTCGCTAGCGCTTGGATCGCGCAGTCAGTGTCCTGGGGGTATTCGTCCTGCTCGGGATCGCCTGGGCCTGCTCGAGCAACCGCGCGGCGATCCGCTGGCGCACGATCGCCAGCGCGCTCGCGATCCAGCTGGCGATCGCGCTGTTCGTGCTGCGCACGCCCTGGGGCGGCTGGCTGTTCGCCAAGGCCAGCGACGGCGCCGACGCGTTCGTGGGCGCGGCCAACGCCGGGATCGAGTTCGTGTTCGGGCGCTGGCCCGAGATCGTGCTCGGGCCCGACGGCCAGCCGCTGCACCTGCCCTACGTGTTCGCCATCCGCGTGCTGCCCATCATCGTGTTCATGTCGAGCGTGTTCGCGGTGCTGCAGCATTTCGGCGTGCTGCAGCGCGTGGTCGAGGTGCTGGCGATCGGGCTGCGGCGCACGCTGCGCACGAGCGGCGCGGAGTCACTCGCGGCGATCGCCGAGATCTTCCTGGGCATGGCCGAGTCACCGCTCATGATCCGCGCCTACGTGCCGTCGCTCACCCGCAGCGAGCTGTTCTGCGTGATGACCGCGGGCCTGGCCACGGTGGCCGGCTCCGTGCTGGTCGCGTACATGGGCATGCTGGGGCCCGCGTACGCGGGTCACCTGGTGGCGGCGAGCTTCATGGCCGCGCCCGCGGCGATCGCGGTGGCCAAGCTGATGGTGCCCGAGGAGGGCGTGCCGCAGACCTCGGGCGAGGTGCGCGTGGACGTCCCGCGCACCACCGTGAACGCGATCGACGCCGCGGCCTCGGGCGCGATCGACGGCGTGCGGCTCGCGATCAACATCGGCGGCATGCTGATCGCGTTCGTGGCGCTGATTCACATGACCGACGCGCTGCTGGCCTGGCTGGGCGCGGGGCTCGGCATGCCCCGGCTCTCGCTGGAGTCGCTGCTGGGCAGTGCGCTCGCGCCGCTGGCGTTCCTGCTGGGCGTGCCCTGGCACGACGCGGCGAAGGTCGGCGAGCTCCTGGGCGTGAAGACCGTGCTCAACGAGTTCATCGCCTTCGGCATGCTCGCCGACCAGCGCGAGACACTCGACCCCCGCTCGATCGTGATCGCGAGCTACGCGCTGTGCGGCTTCGCGAACTTCGGCTCGCTCGCGATCCAGATCGGCGGGCTGGGCGGGATCGCGCCCGAGCGGCGCAGCGACGTGGCGCGCGACGCGCTGCGCGCGCTGCTCGCCGGCTCGCTCGCGAGCTTCATGACGGCCGCGATCGCGGGCGCGATCTACTGAGTCCCGGCCGCCGGCTCCGGCGCGGCCGGCAGGAAGGCAGTGACTCGCGCGCCGCCGCGCGGCCCGTTCTCGCGCCGCAGCGAGCCGCCACTCGCCGCCAGGATGTGCTCGGCGGTGTACAGGCCCAGGCCCAGCCGCCCCGGCTTCGCGCTCGCGAACGGCTGGAGTGACTCGCCGAGCTGCGCCGCAGAGAAGCCCGGGCCGTCGTCGGTCACTTCGAGCGAGACCACGTCGACTTCACCCTCGGCGCCGATGCGCAGCACGACGCGCGTGGCGCCGCGCGCGCCGTCGCCCTCGCAGGCGTTCATCAAGAGCGCGTCGAGCAGGCCGGCCAGACCTTCCGCGCCGGCGCACACCACCACGCGCGCGCCCTCGAGCGCGGGGCGCGCCAGCTCGACTTCGAGCGCCAGCCGCGGGAAGCGCGCCCGCAGCCGCGCTGCGGCGGCAGTCACCGCCTCGAGCAGACGGACGGCGCTGACCAGCGGCGCGCGCGGGCTCGTGGTCGTGGTGGCCACGCCCTGGGCCTCGCCGATCAGGCGCTTCAGCCGCTGCAGCGCCTCGACCAGCTCGCCCGCCGCCGTCTTCTGGTCGCTGAGTGACTCCGCGCGCTCGCCGGCGGCCACCGAGAACAGGAACTGCGCCGAGAGCAGCGCGGTCGAGAGCGCGTTGTTCGACTCGTGGCGGCGGCGGCGCACCTCGTCCGGAACGTCGCTGCGCGAAACGACGCGCTCGACCTGGTCCTGCCAGATGCGCGCGTCGAGCGCGCCGCGCAGCGCCTCCCCGCGCTGCCGGCGCGCGCGCGACACCGAGGCGAGCCTCGCGCACAGGAGCGCCAGCGGCAGCGCGCCCGCCGCTGCGCCGAGCAGGAACAGCGCGACGCCGTGCACGGGCCCGCTCGGGGCGGCTCAGCTCTGCTCGCGCCCGCCGCGGCGGCGGTCGCCGGCGTCGAGCTCGCGCACGATCTGCTGGACCGCCTGGCGCGTCAGGTCGAGCAGCCGCGCGGCGCCGCTGCGGCTGTTGTTCGCCTTGGCGAGCGCCTGCTCGATCATGACCCGCCGCACCTCGCCCTGGACTTCGCGCAGCGGCGTGTTGCCGACGTGCGCGGCGACGAAGGCGCCGAGGTCCGGCCGATCGGCCATCGCTTCCTCGACCGAGCGGGTCAGCTCCTCGAGCGAGATCGGCTTGCGCAGATAGCGGCGCGCGCCGGAGCGGGCGAGCTGAAAGGCCTCTTCGGCCGACGCCTGGCCACTCATCGCGATCACTGCGGCAGCCGGCCGCATGCGCACGGCCTCTTCCACGATCGGCAGGGCCTGACCGTCCGGCAAAGCCACGTCGACGATCACGACGTCGGGCAGGCGCGCGAGCAGCTCCTGGCCTTCCCGCACGGTGCCGGCCTCGAGCACCTCGGCGCCCCAGCCACGGCCGGCTCGCGCGATCGCCTGCCGCAAGGGTTTGTGGTCTTCCACGATGAGCACGCGCTCTGGTTGCGGGAACATCACCACCCTCCCCCTCGTATCCCAAAGTACCACGCCCGGACCGGAGCCCGGGTGAAGATCCGACGGAGTCGGACCCCGCAAGTAGTCTTGCATTCCGGTCCGACCGAGAACAGCGCACTCTTCCAGTGGTGTGAGAACAGATCCCTTCCCTCTCGCACCTGAGCGATCCGAGGAAGCGATTCGTTTCTAGGGTGGCTCCGCTGGGGCGGCGGTGAGCGGCAGCTCACCGTCCGCCCTTTGCGCTTCTGCTGGGTTTTCGGTCGCCGGCGCTTCAGGCCAGGAGCTCGGCCATCGTTGGTTGCGAGCGGACATAACGCTCGTGAGTTCCGAGGTAGATCGAGCGATAGAGCTCGTCCACGTCGGCGGGCGCCGGGAAGCGCTTCGAGAAACCCGGGCTCACCGGGTCGAGCGCGAGCTCGGCGGCGCGCTGGAAGTGAGCCAGCAGCGCCCGCGGGTCCTCGTCGCCGACCGCGATGCGGATCGTGGTCGGCGAGATACCGGCCGCGGCCAGCGCCTCGGCCGAGAGCTCCGAGTGACTGGTCTGCGCGGGGCACAGCACCACGGTGTTCACCTGGCCGAGACTCACCTGCAGGCCGAAGGCCGGCTCGAGGCAATCGAAGAAGCGCTTGAAGGCCGCGATCGGAATGCCCGAGCCCTCGAACGAGATCGTGAACAGCGGCGCCGAGAGACCCAGCACCATCGTGCGCCGGCACAGCTCGGCGTTCTCGTTGCCCGGCACCGCGTTGCAGTGCACCTGCACGCCGGGGTGACTCGCGAGCGCGCGCGCCAGCGTCGCGGTCGAGATGCACTTCTGCAGCATGCGCAGCTCGAGCGTGCGCATGCCGTTGATCACCTCGAACGCCTTGTCCGCGTCGAGAAACGCGCCCTTCACGTAGTACACGTTCCAGAACAGCGTCTCGCTCCAGTCGATCTCGCGCGTGCCGCCGGCGGGCGCGGGCACCGTGACCCGGCTGCCCTTGGGCAGGAACATGCGCTCGTTGCGCGCGATCGCCACGCCGGCGGTCGTGGTGCCGGTGCCCACCAGGTCCTTGGTGTAGGAGTGGATCACGAAGTCGGGCCGCTCGCGCGGGTCGGCGCGGCGCAGCACCGGGTGCAGGAACGGCGTGCCCACGGTCGAGTCACAGATCACTTCGAGCCCTGCGTCGTGCGCGGCCCGGCAGATCGCGGGCACGTCGAGCACGTAGCCGTGCGGGTTGCAGGGCGACTCGAGATACACGTACACGTTTCGGCCCTGGCGCAATCGCTCCGCGTGCACCGCGCGCAGCTCCGCCAGCGCGAGCTCGAAGTCGCGCGCGCCGAAGCCGTCGAACCACTCCACGGCCACGTCCAGGTTGCTGCGTTTGCCGTACCAGTCCGCCAGCAGCTGGTGCGCGCCGCCGTACACGTTGCGGCTGGAGAGCACGACGTCGCGGTAGCCGACCAGGTGCGCCAGCACCGCGTCGATCGCCGCCATGCCCGAGTTGAAGTTCCAGGCGAAATACTCGCCGGCCAGCGGCCCGGCCTCGACGTCGACGATGTAGTTCGCGAGACACGTCGAGGTCGGGTTCATGAGCCGCGAGTAGATCTCGTGCAGGAGCTCCTTGCCCTGGAACGCGTCGTCGATCCACTCGGTGCAGGCGTACAGGTATGTGGCGGTGCGCGTGATCACCGGCGTCGAGCTGAAGATCGCGGTCACGTTGTCGAACATGGCGTAGGGCCCGCGCTGCGCGGCATGGCCCTGCTCGAGCGAGAGTGACTGCCAGGTCTTGCGCATCGGGTTCTGCAGCGTGTCGAGCAGCTTCGCCAGCTGGAAGCACAGGAAGCGCTTGGCGTTCCAGAACGCGATCCGGTCCTTGCGGTCGAGCGCCGCCAGTCGCGCGACCGTGGCGTCCCACAGGCCGTGCATGGCCTGGTTCGCGCGGTACACGTGCGTGGCGACCTCGGCCAGCTCGCGCCCGAGCTCGCTCTCCGGGTCGAGCGAGAAGTGCGCCAGCTGCTCGCGCACCAGCGCCTCGACGCTCCGTGCGCCCGTGGTCTTGCGCAGCGGCGAGAGCTCGCGTGCGGCGTCGAGAAGCGAGCGGTCAGCCATCAGCGGCTCTCGAACAGGTAGAGCGAGTGACCCTGGTCGTCCTCGAGCGAGAGCTCGCGCGTTCCGTACGCCGTCTCGTAGACGCCGCGCGTGAGCCGCACGCCCTTCGCAGCGAGCTCCTGCGCGGCCGCGCGCACGTCGTCGACGCCGATGTAGAGGTGCACGTGCTCGCCCGCGCGCGCGAACGCGATCGAGGGATCGGCTGCGTCGACGAGCTTCAAGTGGAAGGCGTACGCGCCCGCGCAGATGCCCGCATAGAAGTCCTGGTACTGGAACGCGAGCTCGAAGCCCAGGATCTCGGTGTAGAACCGGATCGAGCCGGCAAGGTCGGTGGTCCGCAGCTGCGGAGTCACACTCTGGATCTTCACGTCTCCCCCTTCGGCAGCGCCGCGAGCAGCGCGCACAGTGCGCCGTTCAGCGGCGTCGCGATGCCGTGCCGCGCTCCGATGCGCACGATCGCCCCGTTGCGCGCATCGAGCTCGAGCGGCCGGCCCGCCCGCCGGTCGTAGAGCATCGAGTTGCCCGAGCCCGACGGCAAGGCGAGACAGCGCGCCAGGATCTCGTCGGCGACCTCGTCGCCCAGCGCGGCGCCCTCGGCGCGCGCCACCGCCAGACACTCGCGCATGAGGCCGAGCGCGAGCTCCGCCATGCCGGGCTCGTGCAACACCTCGATCGGGCGCGCCGTCGCTGCGCACAGCGCGCCGCTGGCCGCGTTGAGACACAGCTTGCGCCAGGCGGCCGTGGTGAAGTCGGGCGTGACCTCGACCGGGAAGCCCGTGTCCGCGAACAGCGCCGCGAAGGCCTGACCGGCCGGTCCCGCCGGCACCGTGAGCCGTCCGCCGGCGCGCATGCGCACCCGGCCCGGAGCCGTGCGCTCGGCCGGGAGCTCGACCACCACCGGCAGCACCTCGGCCTCACCCGCGAACGGAGTGACTCGTGCGCGCTGCTCGACGCCGTTCTGCACCACCGCGATCACGGCGCCCGGGCGGCCCAGCTCGGCCAGCCACTTGGCCGCGCCGGGCACCTCGTGCGCCTTGGTCGCCAGCAGGACCCAGTCGGCGGGGCCGACCCGCGCGGGGTCGGTCTCGCAGCGCAGCGCCACGTCGATGCGGCGCGCCGGTGACTCGACCACCAGCCGCTCGAACGGCCGGCGCACGCACAGCACGAGTTCGTGCCGGCCCTGCGCGGCGAGCGACGCGGCGAGCGCGCCGCCGATCGCGCCCACCCCCACGCAGGCGATGCGCATCGGAGCCGGGCTCATTCCAGGCCCAGGGCCACGACGCGGCCGTGCGGGTGCGAGTACTCGAGCATGCGAGCCGGCTCCAGGTCGAAGTAGGCACCGAACAGCGTGCGGCTGAACATTTCGTGAGTCACCGCGATGGTGTGCACGCCCGGCTTTCGGGCCGCGAGCCAGGCGCGCGCGCGCAGCGCCACGTCCGCATAGCTCTCGCCGCCCGGAAACACGTAGTGCCACTTGTCGCGCTCGCGCGCGGCGCGCGCGCCGGGATAGCGCGCGTCGATCTCCGGCGGAGTGAGTCCCTCCCAGGTCCCCTGGCGCAGCTCCGCCAGCAGCGGATGGGTCACGATCGAGGTCTCGGGCCAGCCCAGCTCGCGACACACGATCTCGGCCGTGCGCTGCGCGCGGCCGAGCGGGCTGCACTCGAGCACGACGTCAGTGCGCTCGCGCAGCGCCGCGCGCAACACGCGGCCCGCGGCCACCGCCTGCTCGATCCCGCGCGGGGTGAGCGGCGAGTCGAGGCTGCCCTGCCTGCGGCCTGCGACGTTCCACTCCGTCTCGCCGTGACGGACCAGCCAGATCGGGCCGGCGCCCTTCACGGCTCGACCTCGAGGTCGCGGTCGGCCTCGACCTCGGCGCGCTTGGCCGCGATCCAGGCGCGATACTCGGGGCCGTCCCAGGCGCGGTGCAGGCCGCGCGCGTAGTGACTCGCGTTGCGCTGGTACTGCCAGGCGTTCAGCCGGTTCTCGCGCGACGCGTCGCGCGTGGCGATCACTCTGGCCGGCACGCCCACCAGGATGGAGCCGGGCGGAAACACCTTGCCTTCGGGCACGAGCGCCCCGCCGCCCACGATCGAGCCCTTTCCGATCACCGCACCGTCCATGATCGTGGCGCCGATCCCGATCAGGCAGTGGTCGCCGATCGTGCAGCCGTGCACGGTCGCGCGGTGCGTGATCGAGCAGAAGTCACCGATCACCGTGCGCGCGTCGTAGCCCACGTGCAGCATGGCGAAGTCCTGGATGTTGGTCATGCGCCCGATGCGCACTTCCTGCGCCTCGGCGCGAATGACCGCGTGCGGCCAGAGACTCGCGTGCGCGCCGATGGTGACCCGGCCGTAGATCTGCACGCCGGGGGCGATCCAGACGGATCCGTGAATCGACTGGAGAGACTCCACCGGGGCCAAAGCTTGGCACGAACGCCGATCCGACGATAGGATTCGGCCCCCTATGGCCAAGAACACCCCCGACCCGTCGCGCGGCCGCGTGGTCGCGATCGCCGGCGCCACGGGCGCCGTCGGCGAGGTCCTGCTGCGCATCCTGGAGCAGCGCTCGTTCCCCGTCTCGGAGCTGCGGCCGCTCGCGAGCGAGCGCTCGGCCGGCAGCGCGACCGTCCGCTTCCGCGGCCAGACGCTGCCCGTAGAGCTCGCGCGCGCGGAGGCGTTCGACGGCGTCGACTTCGCCTTCTTCGCCGCCACCGGCGCGCTCGCGAAGGAGCTCGCGCCCGAGGTCGCCAAGCGCGGTGGCATCGCGATCGACAAGTCGAACACCTGGCGCATGGATCCGCAGGTGCCGCTGGTGATTCCCGAGATCAACGGCGCCGCGCTCGAGAAGCACCAGGGCATCGTCGCCAGCCCGAACTGCACCACCACGCCCTTCGTGATGGCGCTCGCGCCGCTGCGCGCGCTCGGCAAGCTGAAACGCGCCGTGGTCACCACGTTCCAGTCCGCCTCCGGCGCCGGCGTGCCGGGCGTGGAGGAGCTCGAGAGTCAGATCCAGGCCATCGCCGCGGGCCGGCCCGTGCCGGCGCCCAAGACGTTCAAGGCGCAGATCGCCAACAACGTCGTGCCGCTGTGCGAGACCTTCCGCGACGACAGCTACTCGACCGAGGAGGTCAAGCTGCTGCACGAGACGCGCAAGATCCTCGAGGATCCCGCGCTCGACGTCGCCATGACTTGCGTGCGCGTGCCCGTGCCCGTGGGTCACTCGGCGTCGGTGCTGCTCGAGACCGAGCCCGCGATCACGCCCGACCAGGCGCGCGCCGCGCTGGCCGCGTTCCCCGGCGTGCGCGTGATGGACGACCCCAAGCACGACGTCTTCCCCACCCCCGTGGACTGCGCGGGCGGCGACGACGTGCTGGTGGGCCGCATCCGCCGCGACCTGAACAGCGATCGGCTCTGGCTCTGGACCGTGGGCGACAACCTGCGCAAGGGCGCGGCGCTGAACGCGGTGCAGATCGCCGAAGAGCTGATGCGGCGCGGCCTGCGCTGAGCGCGGGACTCTCCCCGTGACTGCGCCGCTCTGGTCGCCGTCGGCCGAGCGCATCGAGCGCGCTGCGCTGACGCGCTTCCGGCGGCGCAGCGAGTCACAGACCGGGCAGTCGTTCCCGGCGTACGCCGATCTCTGGCGCTGGTCGGTCGACGAGCGCGCGGCGTTCTGGCGCGCGGCCTGGGAGTTCTGCGAACTGGTCGGCGAGCCGGGCTGGGCGCCCTATCTCGTCGACGACCGCATGCCGGGCGCGAAGTGGTTCCCCGAGGCGCGGCTCAACTACGCCGAGAACCTGCTCGCGCGCAGTGACTCGGCGCCCGCGCTGATCTTCGTGAGCGAGACGGGCGCCCGGCGCGAGCTCTCCTGGCAGGAGCTGCGCCGGCAGGTGGGCGCGGTCTCCGCCTGGCTGCGCCAGGCCGGCGTGGTCGCCGGCGACCGGGTCGCCGGCATCGTGCCGAACTGCCCCGAGGCGATCGTGGCCATGCTGGCCGCCACTTCGCTGGGGGCGATCTGGTCCTCGTGCTCGCCCGACTTCGGGGTGCGCGGCGTGCTGGACCGCTTCGGGCAGATCGAGCCCAAGGTTTTGTTCGCCGCCGACGGCTACTGGTACGGCGGCAAGAGCCACTCACTCGCCGAGCGGGTCAGCGAGATCTACCGCGGCCTGCCCACGCTGCAACACGTGGTGTCGATCCCGTTCCTCGGCGGCGCGCCGCTCTCGGGCGCGGAGCACTTCGAGCGCATCGCGGTCCGGCCCGTCGCTCTGCACTTCGAGAGACTCCCGTTCGACCACCCGCTGTTCATCCTGTTCTCGTCGGGCACGACGGGCATCCCGAAGGGCATCGTGCACTGCGCGGGCGGGCTGTTGCTGAAGATCGCGGTCGAGCAGCGCCTGCACTCCGACGTCTCGCGCGCCGACCGGCTGTTCTATTTCACGACCTGCGGCTGGATGATGTGGAACTGGCTCGCGACCGGTCTGGCCACGGGCGCAACGCTTTTGCTGTTCGACGGCTCGCCCTTCCAGCCCGGCGAGCGCGTGCTGTGGGACCTGGCCGAGCGCGAGCGGGTCACGGTGTTCGGCACGTCAGCGAAGTATCTCGACGCGGTCCGCAAGTCGGGGCTCGAGCCCGAGAAGACCCACGACCTGTCCGCGCTGAAGACGATCCTGTCGACCGGCTCGGTGCTGGCGCCGGAGAGCTTCGACTTCGTGTACGGCGGCATCAAAGAGGACGTCCTGCTGTCGTCGATCTCGGGCGGCACCGACATCGCCGGCTGCTTCGTTGCGGGCAGCCCGACGCTCCCGGTGTGGCGCGGCGAAGCGCAGTGTCTCGCGCTGGGCATGAAGGTCGAGGTGTTCGGCGAGCGCGGCCAGTCACTCCCGCCGGGCGAGAAGGGGGAGCTCGTGTGCACGCGTGCCTTCCCGACCCAGCCGCTGGGCTTCTGGAACGACCCCGACGGCGCGCGCTACCGCGCGGCCTACTTCGAGCGCTTCCCGGGCGTGTGGCACCACGGCGACTGGGTCGAGCTCACCGGGCACGGCGGCATGACCTTGTTCGGGCGCTCCGACGCCGTGCTGAACCCGGGCGGCGTGCGCATCGGCACGGCCGAGATCTACCGTCCGGTCGAGCAGCTCGACGAGGTGGTCGAGGCGCTGGCCGTGGGACAGGACTGGGAGAGCGACGTGCGCGTGGTGCTGTTCGTGCGCCTGCGCGAGGGAGTCACGCTGTCTTCCGAGCTCGAGACGCGCATCCGCTCGGCCATTCGCACGCACGCCACGC
Above is a window of Myxococcota bacterium DNA encoding:
- a CDS encoding sigma-54 dependent transcriptional regulator, giving the protein MTRVLIADDESSIRFVLREALVEAGHDVVEAADGNEARQLLASQRFELALLDIRMPGPSGLELLDEVAARGSDGPLVVILTAQNTFENAVEAMKRGAFDYLTKPFDLPQVQALVEKARILRGLRGEVAELRRQVGDAFRAGEALVGKTPVMLDLFKTIGRVAASDAAVLILGESGTGKELVARAIHYHGRRREGPFVAVNMTALPSELIEAELFGHERGAFTGATEARVGRFREAEGGTLLLDEIGDLPLPLQAKLLRVLQERLVVPLGARHAIPIDVRIVASTHRDLPGLVAEKKFREDLYFRLNVVPVRIAPLRERRADVPLLVSHFIERFSQELGVPRRWPTEAALERLTRHAWPGNVRELENAVKRALVLAAGDVITADDIEHATSATPSGAADWSELARRELAERLANGEPGAEEDGTGPYWSFVSRLERAVIREGLTRSRGNQIQAARLLGINRNTLRKKIAELGLGPADGDEYER
- the thiE gene encoding thiamine phosphate synthase produces the protein MTRVGLERLRGVYVLCDDDPRWKNDALAQVEGALAGGATVLQLRLKHTPDGAALALARRALERTRAAGALLFVNDRFDLAALAGADGVHLGQDDVPPALVPADVRRRLWIGFSTHTRAQVEASRALPIDCVAFGPVFGTASKQSEYSPRGLEALREAVSLAAHPLVAIGGIDAGNVAGVRAAGAAAAAVISAVADAPDPAAATRYLQARFFESPPGSR
- a CDS encoding nucleoside transporter C-terminal domain-containing protein, which translates into the protein MDRAVSVLGVFVLLGIAWACSSNRAAIRWRTIASALAIQLAIALFVLRTPWGGWLFAKASDGADAFVGAANAGIEFVFGRWPEIVLGPDGQPLHLPYVFAIRVLPIIVFMSSVFAVLQHFGVLQRVVEVLAIGLRRTLRTSGAESLAAIAEIFLGMAESPLMIRAYVPSLTRSELFCVMTAGLATVAGSVLVAYMGMLGPAYAGHLVAASFMAAPAAIAVAKLMVPEEGVPQTSGEVRVDVPRTTVNAIDAAASGAIDGVRLAINIGGMLIAFVALIHMTDALLAWLGAGLGMPRLSLESLLGSALAPLAFLLGVPWHDAAKVGELLGVKTVLNEFIAFGMLADQRETLDPRSIVIASYALCGFANFGSLAIQIGGLGGIAPERRSDVARDALRALLAGSLASFMTAAIAGAIY
- a CDS encoding ATP-binding protein, whose amino-acid sequence is MHGVALFLLGAAAGALPLALLCARLASVSRARRQRGEALRGALDARIWQDQVERVVSRSDVPDEVRRRRHESNNALSTALLSAQFLFSVAAGERAESLSDQKTAAGELVEALQRLKRLIGEAQGVATTTTSPRAPLVSAVRLLEAVTAAAARLRARFPRLALEVELARPALEGARVVVCAGAEGLAGLLDALLMNACEGDGARGATRVVLRIGAEGEVDVVSLEVTDDGPGFSAAQLGESLQPFASAKPGRLGLGLYTAEHILAASGGSLRRENGPRGGARVTAFLPAAPEPAAGTQ
- a CDS encoding response regulator encodes the protein MFPQPERVLIVEDHKPLRQAIARAGRGWGAEVLEAGTVREGQELLARLPDVVIVDVALPDGQALPIVEEAVRMRPAAAVIAMSGQASAEEAFQLARSGARRYLRKPISLEELTRSVEEAMADRPDLGAFVAAHVGNTPLREVQGEVRRVMIEQALAKANNSRSGAARLLDLTRQAVQQIVRELDAGDRRRGGREQS
- a CDS encoding PLP-dependent transferase; its protein translation is MADRSLLDAARELSPLRKTTGARSVEALVREQLAHFSLDPESELGRELAEVATHVYRANQAMHGLWDATVARLAALDRKDRIAFWNAKRFLCFQLAKLLDTLQNPMRKTWQSLSLEQGHAAQRGPYAMFDNVTAIFSSTPVITRTATYLYACTEWIDDAFQGKELLHEIYSRLMNPTSTCLANYIVDVEAGPLAGEYFAWNFNSGMAAIDAVLAHLVGYRDVVLSSRNVYGGAHQLLADWYGKRSNLDVAVEWFDGFGARDFELALAELRAVHAERLRQGRNVYVYLESPCNPHGYVLDVPAICRAAHDAGLEVICDSTVGTPFLHPVLRRADPRERPDFVIHSYTKDLVGTGTTTAGVAIARNERMFLPKGSRVTVPAPAGGTREIDWSETLFWNVYYVKGAFLDADKAFEVINGMRTLELRMLQKCISTATLARALASHPGVQVHCNAVPGNENAELCRRTMVLGLSAPLFTISFEGSGIPIAAFKRFFDCLEPAFGLQVSLGQVNTVVLCPAQTSHSELSAEALAAAGISPTTIRIAVGDEDPRALLAHFQRAAELALDPVSPGFSKRFPAPADVDELYRSIYLGTHERYVRSQPTMAELLA
- a CDS encoding VOC family protein, with the protein product MKIQSVTPQLRTTDLAGSIRFYTEILGFELAFQYQDFYAGICAGAYAFHLKLVDAADPSIAFARAGEHVHLYIGVDDVRAAAQELAAKGVRLTRGVYETAYGTRELSLEDDQGHSLYLFESR
- a CDS encoding 2-dehydropantoate 2-reductase produces the protein MSPAPMRIACVGVGAIGGALAASLAAQGRHELVLCVRRPFERLVVESPARRIDVALRCETDPARVGPADWVLLATKAHEVPGAAKWLAELGRPGAVIAVVQNGVEQRARVTPFAGEAEVLPVVVELPAERTAPGRVRMRAGGRLTVPAGPAGQAFAALFADTGFPVEVTPDFTTAAWRKLCLNAASGALCAATARPIEVLHEPGMAELALGLMRECLAVARAEGAALGDEVADEILARCLALPSGSGNSMLYDRRAGRPLELDARNGAIVRIGARHGIATPLNGALCALLAALPKGET
- a CDS encoding histidine phosphatase family protein: MKGAGPIWLVRHGETEWNVAGRRQGSLDSPLTPRGIEQAVAAGRVLRAALRERTDVVLECSPLGRAQRTAEIVCRELGWPETSIVTHPLLAELRQGTWEGLTPPEIDARYPGARAARERDKWHYVFPGGESYADVALRARAWLAARKPGVHTIAVTHEMFSRTLFGAYFDLEPARMLEYSHPHGRVVALGLE
- a CDS encoding gamma carbonic anhydrase family protein yields the protein MESLQSIHGSVWIAPGVQIYGRVTIGAHASLWPHAVIRAEAQEVRIGRMTNIQDFAMLHVGYDARTVIGDFCSITHRATVHGCTIGDHCLIGIGATIMDGAVIGKGSIVGGGALVPEGKVFPPGSILVGVPARVIATRDASRENRLNAWQYQRNASHYARGLHRAWDGPEYRAWIAAKRAEVEADRDLEVEP
- a CDS encoding aspartate-semialdehyde dehydrogenase → MAKNTPDPSRGRVVAIAGATGAVGEVLLRILEQRSFPVSELRPLASERSAGSATVRFRGQTLPVELARAEAFDGVDFAFFAATGALAKELAPEVAKRGGIAIDKSNTWRMDPQVPLVIPEINGAALEKHQGIVASPNCTTTPFVMALAPLRALGKLKRAVVTTFQSASGAGVPGVEELESQIQAIAAGRPVPAPKTFKAQIANNVVPLCETFRDDSYSTEEVKLLHETRKILEDPALDVAMTCVRVPVPVGHSASVLLETEPAITPDQARAALAAFPGVRVMDDPKHDVFPTPVDCAGGDDVLVGRIRRDLNSDRLWLWTVGDNLRKGAALNAVQIAEELMRRGLR